CAGGTCTTCTTACCTCTCCCCTAAGGGACAGATTCGGTGTCATAAACAGGATTAATTTATATAATCCGGAAGAGTTGATGAAGATAATCCTGCGATCGGCTAACATACTCGGTGTGGTGATTACCGAAGAAGGCGCATGGGAGATAGCAAGAAGGTCAAGAGGAACCCCTCGTGTCGGAAACAGACTCCTCAGGAGAATCAGGGATTTTGCACAGGTAAAGGCAAATGGCGAGATAGACATAAATGTCGCAAAAGATGCACTTTCCTCTCTTGAGATAGACGAAAAAGGGTTTGATGAGATGGACAGGAGACTTCTTCTGACAATCATAGAGAAATTCGATGGAGGTCCTGTAGGTATTGAGACACTGTCGGCATCAATAAGTGAAGAGAAGGACACCATAGAAGATGTATATGAACCCTTCTTACTTCAGGAAGGTTTTATTGAACGAACATCAAGAGGAAGAGTTGCTACAAGGCTTGCATTCGAACATTTCGGGATTCCGTTTATTCCAAGAGGCACACGGCAGACAGTGACAGATAGAGATAGAGAGGAACAACCACCAATAGGTCCTGAGAATGCTCAGGATCAGGAAAAACTATGGTAAAAATATTATTACATGTATGCTGTGCAAATTGTGCCATCTATCCAGTGAAACGGCTTAGAGAGAATAATTTCGATGTATCTGGATTCTGGTATAATCCAAATATCCACCCATGTATCGAACATCTTCTCAGGTTTAATTCGACAGTCAGTTTTGCAAACTCTCAAGGGCTAAAACTCATTCACAAAGATACATACGAGCCAGAAAACCATCTCAGAATGAGTATACAATCAAAAGAAGAGAGGTGTTATGGCTGTTACAGGCTAAGATTATATGCAACAGCAGAGACAGCGGTAGAAAATCATCTGGAGGCATTTACCACCACCCTGCTTTTCAGCAAGTATCAGAATTTCGATAGTATTGTGGGTATTGGTTATGAGGCTTCTGAAAGGTATGGTATAAAGTTTCTCGCAGAAGACTTCAGAAAAGGATGGGATGAAGGTAGAAGACTCTCTTTAGAAATGGGATTTTACAGGCAGAAATACTGTGGATGTGTATTCAGCCGGAAAGAAATAAAAAAGAATAATAAAGATGGTGTTGGAGGTAAATGCCTGATATTAGTGGTTTAGGGAAGATACTGGTCATCATAGGAATGGTAATCGTAGCAATTGGGGTGTTTTTTATCCTCTTTAACAAAATCCCATGGTTCGGAAAACTCCCTGGTGACATTATTGTCCAGAAGAAGAACTTCACCTTTTATTTTCCTATAACCACGAGTATAATTATCAGTGTAATAATCACTTTGCTACTCTGGATTTTTTTAAGGAGATGAGTTTAATGAGACTTTCTGATTTTGATTATATTCTCCCAAAGGAGTTAATCGCACAATACCCCTCCCCTGTGCGTGATATGTCAAGACTTATGGTGCTAAACAGGGCTGATGGTAGTATCGAACACAGACTGTTTAAAGATATTACAGATTATCTGAAAAGTGGAGATGTGCTTGTTATAAATGAGACGAAGGTACTTCCAGCGAGATTAAATGGATATAGAGATAGAACAGGAGGTCGCGTCGAATTGTTGCTGATAAATTCGGGGTCGCAAAAAATTGAAAATTTTTGGGGTGCGCATGAAGTAGAACGCCATCGATGGAATGTCTTGATCGATAGAAAAACTACCAAGGGAGAGACCATCATCTTCGGAGATGGAAAACTCAGAGGAAGGATCATACATAAAGATGGAAAAACTGATGGTTCTGGAGCTGGCAGAA
The window above is part of the Nitrospirota bacterium genome. Proteins encoded here:
- a CDS encoding epoxyqueuosine reductase QueH — translated: MVKILLHVCCANCAIYPVKRLRENNFDVSGFWYNPNIHPCIEHLLRFNSTVSFANSQGLKLIHKDTYEPENHLRMSIQSKEERCYGCYRLRLYATAETAVENHLEAFTTTLLFSKYQNFDSIVGIGYEASERYGIKFLAEDFRKGWDEGRRLSLEMGFYRQKYCGCVFSRKEIKKNNKDGVGGKCLILVV
- a CDS encoding DUF2905 domain-containing protein, whose amino-acid sequence is MPDISGLGKILVIIGMVIVAIGVFFILFNKIPWFGKLPGDIIVQKKNFTFYFPITTSIIISVIITLLLWIFLRR